The following coding sequences are from one Streptomyces venezuelae window:
- a CDS encoding CocE/NonD family hydrolase, whose product MRYVGNLPYATKEEEHVVIPMSDGVRLSARIWRPTCSEDDPVPAILEYIPYRKRDLSSQRDSIHHPYIAGHGYACVRVDLRGTGESEGVLTDEYLEQEQTDAEEVLAWLAEQPWCDGSTGMMGISWGAFAALQVAARRPASLRAVVLSSFTDDRYADDMHYMGGAMLSDNLAEAGTMFAYATCPPDPAVVGDRWRDMWRERLDHAKPWVLEWLRHQRRDAYWRHASVCEDYRSVQCPVLASSGWADGYSNAVTRLLAHLDVPRKGLIGPWSHKYPHLGEPGPAIGYLQEVVRWWDHWLKGEDNGVMDGPMLRAWMQESVPPSTSYEERPGRWVGEPDWPSPHIEQVSHPLARHRILMAGEAETGEAMTVQSPLSVGQFAGKWASYNAPPDLPYDQREEDGGSLVFDSPELTETVEILGSPTVELDLSVSEPVATVAARISDVAPDGRATRVTYGVLNLTHREGTGEPEPLEPGRRYRATLQLNGVAQSFPPGHRIRLSLSTSYWPLAWPPPRPVLLSVYEGSSALRLPVRPTTEPDNAPQRPFGEPEGTPPLATTQLTPPEQRWEVKRDLVGYDSSLEIVKDRGTVRYDEIGLDVGCRAFERYTATGDDFTSVGGESDWTMRFRRDDWDVSVRTRTTLRCDEDNFFVDATLDGYEGERRVFSRTWNETLPRDWL is encoded by the coding sequence ATGCGTTACGTGGGCAATCTCCCGTACGCGACGAAAGAAGAAGAACACGTCGTCATCCCCATGTCCGACGGCGTCCGGCTGTCGGCCCGCATCTGGCGTCCCACCTGCTCGGAGGACGATCCGGTGCCCGCGATCCTGGAGTACATCCCGTACCGCAAGCGCGACCTGAGCTCGCAGCGCGACTCGATCCACCACCCGTACATCGCGGGGCACGGGTACGCGTGCGTGCGGGTCGATCTGCGCGGCACCGGCGAGTCCGAGGGCGTGCTCACGGACGAGTACCTGGAGCAGGAGCAGACGGACGCCGAGGAGGTGCTCGCCTGGCTGGCCGAGCAGCCCTGGTGCGACGGCTCGACGGGCATGATGGGCATCTCCTGGGGCGCGTTCGCCGCCCTTCAGGTCGCGGCCCGGCGGCCCGCGAGCCTGCGCGCCGTCGTGCTCTCCTCGTTCACGGACGACCGCTACGCCGACGACATGCACTACATGGGCGGCGCGATGCTGTCGGACAACCTCGCCGAGGCGGGCACCATGTTCGCCTACGCCACGTGCCCGCCGGACCCCGCCGTGGTCGGCGACCGCTGGCGGGACATGTGGCGGGAGCGGCTCGACCACGCCAAGCCGTGGGTCCTGGAGTGGCTGCGCCACCAGCGCCGCGACGCGTACTGGCGGCACGCCTCGGTCTGCGAGGACTACCGGAGCGTCCAGTGCCCCGTCCTCGCCTCCAGCGGCTGGGCGGACGGCTACTCCAACGCCGTCACGCGGCTCCTCGCCCACCTCGACGTGCCCCGCAAGGGCCTCATCGGCCCGTGGTCCCACAAGTACCCGCACCTGGGCGAGCCCGGCCCCGCCATCGGCTACCTGCAAGAGGTGGTGCGCTGGTGGGACCACTGGCTCAAGGGCGAGGACAACGGCGTGATGGACGGCCCGATGCTGAGGGCCTGGATGCAGGAGAGCGTCCCGCCCTCCACGTCGTACGAGGAACGCCCCGGGCGCTGGGTCGGCGAGCCGGACTGGCCCTCCCCGCACATCGAGCAGGTCAGCCACCCGCTGGCGCGGCACCGCATCCTGATGGCGGGAGAGGCGGAGACGGGCGAGGCCATGACCGTGCAGTCGCCGCTCTCCGTCGGCCAGTTCGCCGGCAAGTGGGCCTCCTACAACGCGCCGCCGGACCTGCCCTACGACCAGCGCGAGGAGGACGGCGGCTCCCTCGTCTTCGACTCTCCGGAGCTGACCGAGACGGTGGAGATCCTCGGTTCGCCGACCGTCGAACTGGACCTGTCGGTCAGTGAGCCGGTGGCCACGGTCGCCGCCCGGATCTCCGACGTCGCCCCCGACGGCCGCGCCACCCGGGTGACGTACGGCGTCCTCAACCTGACGCACAGGGAAGGCACGGGCGAGCCCGAGCCCCTCGAACCGGGCCGCCGCTACCGCGCGACGCTCCAGCTCAACGGCGTCGCCCAGTCGTTCCCGCCGGGGCACCGGATCCGGCTCTCCCTGTCGACGTCCTACTGGCCGCTGGCCTGGCCGCCGCCGCGTCCCGTGCTGCTCAGCGTGTACGAGGGTTCCAGCGCGCTGCGCCTGCCGGTGCGCCCGACGACGGAGCCGGACAACGCGCCCCAGCGGCCGTTCGGTGAGCCCGAGGGCACCCCGCCGCTCGCCACCACCCAGCTCACCCCTCCGGAGCAGCGCTGGGAGGTCAAGCGCGATCTGGTCGGTTACGACTCCTCCCTGGAGATCGTCAAGGACCGCGGCACCGTGCGCTACGACGAGATCGGGCTCGACGTCGGCTGCCGCGCCTTCGAGCGCTACACGGCCACCGGCGACGACTTCACGTCGGTGGGCGGCGAATCGGACTGGACGATGCGGTTCCGGCGGGACGACTGGGACGTGAGCGTGCGGACCCGGACGACACTCAGGTGCGACGAGGACAACTTCTTCGTCGACGCGACCCTCGACGGCTACGAGGGCGAGCGCCGCGTCTTCTCCCGCACCTGGAACGAGACGCTGCCCCGCGACTGGCTCTGA
- a CDS encoding FAD-dependent oxidoreductase, which yields MNIKTPGPLPGRPESYWMETSASTSHPSLAEDIEVDVAVVGGGVAGLSTAWELARDGRSVAVLEADRIAAGVTGNTTAKLTALHSQVYDRLRRTRGPEGARLYAESQQQAVEHVAAVSAELGIDCDLERAPAFTYTTRADRTDELRAEAAAAREAGLAASYTDETGLPFPVAGAVRVEDQAQFHPRAYLLALADDLRTRGGVIFERTRITKLRDGSPCTVTSEGGHTVTARFVVIATHYPVFDRALLFARLSPRRELVVAAPLAAAQDPGGMYITQDEGKRSVRTAPHGGDGGRLLIVTGDSFTPGTGDPSGGFIALDTWMRERFDVGATAYRWAAQDNDATDTVPMVGPFHPGARNTYVATGFGGWGMSGGVMAGRLLARLIAGEKSSWAELYDPRRLWSTVREMPSLLSQQAEVAKHFVGDRLRTTHVDSVDDIPAGAGAVVRVEGRRCAVHRDESGALHAVSARCTHLGCLVAFNEAETTWECPCHGSRFATDGSVLQGPATRPLEPRKLPDS from the coding sequence ATGAACATCAAGACGCCCGGCCCGCTGCCGGGACGACCCGAGTCGTACTGGATGGAGACCAGCGCGTCGACGTCCCACCCGTCGCTCGCCGAGGACATCGAGGTGGACGTCGCCGTGGTCGGCGGCGGAGTAGCGGGCCTCAGCACGGCCTGGGAGCTGGCGCGCGACGGGCGGTCGGTCGCCGTCCTGGAGGCCGACCGCATCGCCGCCGGGGTCACCGGCAACACCACCGCGAAGCTCACCGCCCTGCACTCCCAGGTCTACGACCGGCTGCGCCGCACCCGCGGCCCCGAGGGCGCCCGCCTCTACGCGGAGTCGCAGCAGCAGGCCGTGGAACACGTGGCCGCGGTCAGCGCCGAACTCGGCATCGACTGCGACCTCGAACGCGCGCCCGCCTTCACCTACACCACGCGCGCCGACCGGACCGACGAACTGCGGGCCGAGGCCGCCGCGGCCAGGGAGGCCGGACTCGCCGCCTCGTACACGGACGAGACCGGGCTCCCCTTCCCCGTGGCGGGCGCGGTGCGCGTCGAGGACCAGGCTCAGTTCCACCCCCGCGCCTATCTGCTGGCGCTCGCCGACGACCTGCGGACGCGGGGCGGTGTCATCTTCGAACGGACCCGGATCACCAAGCTGCGCGATGGCTCCCCGTGCACCGTGACGAGCGAGGGCGGGCACACCGTCACCGCGCGGTTCGTCGTCATCGCCACGCACTACCCGGTCTTCGACCGCGCCCTGCTGTTCGCCCGGCTCTCCCCGCGGCGCGAACTCGTCGTCGCGGCGCCGCTCGCCGCCGCACAGGACCCGGGCGGCATGTACATCACCCAGGACGAGGGCAAGCGTTCGGTGCGGACCGCGCCCCACGGCGGCGACGGCGGGCGTCTCCTCATCGTCACGGGTGACAGCTTCACGCCGGGCACGGGCGACCCCTCCGGCGGTTTCATCGCCCTGGACACGTGGATGCGTGAGCGCTTCGACGTCGGCGCGACGGCCTACCGGTGGGCGGCGCAGGACAACGACGCCACGGACACCGTGCCGATGGTGGGGCCCTTCCACCCCGGCGCCCGGAATACCTACGTGGCGACGGGGTTCGGCGGCTGGGGCATGAGCGGCGGCGTCATGGCCGGTCGGCTGCTCGCCCGGCTCATCGCCGGGGAGAAGTCCTCGTGGGCCGAGCTGTACGACCCGCGGCGGCTGTGGAGCACGGTGCGGGAGATGCCTTCCCTGCTGAGCCAGCAGGCCGAGGTCGCCAAGCACTTCGTCGGGGACCGGCTCCGTACGACCCACGTCGACTCCGTCGACGACATCCCGGCGGGCGCCGGTGCGGTGGTCCGCGTCGAGGGGCGCCGGTGCGCGGTGCACCGTGACGAGTCCGGTGCCCTGCACGCCGTCTCCGCCCGCTGCACCCACCTGGGGTGCCTGGTCGCGTTCAACGAGGCGGAGACGACGTGGGAGTGCCCCTGCCACGGCTCCCGCTTCGCCACCGACGGCTCGGTGCTGCAGGGGCCCGCGACGCGTCCGCTGGAGCCGCGGAAGCTGCCGGACTCATGA
- a CDS encoding XdhC family protein yields the protein MLDIATDLNRWVEEGRDFAVATVVSVGGSAPRGPGAAMAVDGEGTVIGSVSGGCVEGAVYDLCVQALDEGEAVVERFGYSDDDAFAVGLTCGGVIEVLVAPVAVDSPDRAVFAAALTAAVRGEATALARVYRGPAELLGRPLLVTPAGAGNGTLGGHPDLDRTAVGESRALLAAGRTGEFVVSESGAHCGTAVTVLVESSQPPPRMIVFGAVDFAAALVRVGKFLGYHVTVCDARPVFATRARFPDADDIVIEWPHRYLRGTTTDARTVLCVLTHDAKFDVPLLTAALRLPVAFVGAMGSRRTHEDRNRRLRDEGVTEAELARLRSPIGLDLGARTPEETALSIAAEIVAVRQGGTGHPLTGARTPIHHDTPGGPPRADALV from the coding sequence GTGCTTGACATCGCCACCGACCTGAACCGCTGGGTCGAGGAGGGCCGGGACTTCGCGGTCGCCACCGTCGTGAGCGTCGGCGGCAGCGCACCGCGCGGCCCCGGCGCCGCGATGGCCGTCGACGGCGAGGGAACCGTCATCGGCTCGGTCTCCGGCGGCTGCGTGGAGGGCGCGGTCTACGACCTGTGCGTCCAGGCACTCGACGAGGGCGAAGCCGTCGTCGAACGGTTCGGGTACAGCGACGACGACGCCTTCGCGGTCGGCCTCACCTGCGGCGGCGTCATCGAGGTCCTGGTGGCACCGGTCGCCGTGGACTCACCCGACAGGGCGGTCTTCGCCGCCGCCCTGACGGCCGCCGTGCGCGGTGAGGCCACGGCCCTGGCCCGGGTCTACAGGGGACCGGCCGAACTCCTCGGCCGACCGCTCCTGGTGACCCCTGCGGGGGCCGGGAACGGAACGCTCGGCGGGCACCCCGACCTCGACCGCACCGCCGTGGGGGAGAGCCGCGCCCTCCTCGCGGCGGGCCGCACGGGGGAGTTCGTCGTCTCCGAGAGCGGCGCGCACTGCGGCACCGCCGTGACGGTCCTGGTCGAGTCCAGCCAGCCGCCGCCCCGCATGATCGTCTTCGGCGCCGTCGACTTCGCGGCGGCCCTCGTCCGCGTGGGCAAGTTCCTCGGCTACCACGTGACGGTCTGCGACGCCCGCCCCGTCTTCGCCACTCGGGCCCGGTTCCCGGACGCCGACGACATCGTGATCGAGTGGCCACACCGCTACCTGCGCGGCACCACGACGGACGCCCGCACCGTTCTGTGCGTCCTCACCCACGACGCCAAGTTCGACGTGCCGCTGCTCACGGCGGCCCTGCGGCTGCCCGTCGCGTTCGTCGGCGCCATGGGCTCGCGCCGCACCCACGAGGACCGCAACCGCAGGCTGCGCGACGAGGGCGTCACCGAGGCCGAACTGGCGAGGCTCCGCTCGCCGATCGGCCTCGACCTCGGCGCCCGCACACCCGAGGAGACGGCCCTGTCCATCGCGGCGGAGATCGTCGCGGTACGCCAGGGCGGCACGGGGCACCCGCTGACCGGGGCACGGACACCGATCCACCACGACACGCCCGGCGGCCCTCCGCGGGCCGACGCCCTGGTCTGA
- a CDS encoding carboxylesterase family protein, with product MTDTMSARTEVLRTGPIRYATAERFGRPRPVADDDPRPASGEIGPQPPSRLDFVMGPPSDTRPQGEDCLNLTVATPARDAAARPVLVWLHGGGFSSGAGLMDWYDGSVLAAEGDVVVVGVNYRLGALGYLFLDGVSEGNLGLYDQVEALRWVQAHIAGYGGDPADVTVLGQSAGGISVRLLMELPEAHGLFRRAILQSAPLEITRRAAEESLALGRYFADALGTDPRTADIPAILAAQGATARFHLRTAGRRMEPAFIPVEGAGPVPAPGAPLDGSVQGLDVLYGWNADDMTAFAGPDDDPTVRTREVYEEPLTRYGERLTRAGARVHAYRLDWRPAGSPFGATHCLELPLLFGTHDAWRTAPMLGTTPREEIERLGRALRSAWLAFARTGTFGTLPAPLTDGPVPRPS from the coding sequence ATGACCGACACGATGAGCGCCCGTACGGAAGTGCTCCGTACGGGACCGATCCGCTACGCCACCGCGGAACGCTTCGGGCGGCCGCGGCCCGTCGCGGACGACGACCCGCGCCCCGCCTCCGGGGAGATCGGTCCGCAGCCGCCCTCCAGGCTCGACTTCGTCATGGGGCCGCCTTCGGACACCCGCCCGCAGGGCGAGGACTGCCTCAACCTGACGGTCGCCACGCCGGCACGGGACGCGGCGGCCCGGCCCGTGCTCGTGTGGCTGCACGGCGGCGGCTTCAGCAGCGGCGCCGGTCTCATGGACTGGTACGACGGATCAGTCCTCGCCGCCGAGGGCGATGTCGTGGTCGTCGGCGTCAACTACCGTTTGGGCGCGTTGGGTTACCTCTTCCTCGACGGGGTGAGCGAGGGCAACCTCGGTCTGTACGACCAGGTGGAGGCGTTGCGCTGGGTGCAGGCGCACATCGCCGGGTACGGCGGGGACCCCGCGGACGTCACGGTGCTGGGGCAGTCCGCCGGCGGCATCTCCGTGCGCCTCCTCATGGAACTGCCCGAGGCGCACGGCCTGTTCCGCCGGGCGATCCTGCAGAGCGCGCCGCTGGAGATCACCCGCAGGGCCGCGGAGGAGTCCCTCGCACTGGGGCGGTACTTCGCCGACGCGCTCGGCACCGACCCGCGCACGGCCGACATCCCCGCGATCCTCGCCGCACAGGGCGCGACGGCCCGCTTCCACCTGCGCACCGCGGGCCGCCGCATGGAACCCGCGTTCATCCCGGTGGAGGGAGCCGGTCCCGTCCCCGCTCCCGGTGCCCCGCTCGACGGGAGCGTCCAGGGGCTCGACGTCCTGTACGGCTGGAACGCCGACGACATGACCGCATTCGCGGGCCCGGACGACGACCCGACCGTGCGCACCCGCGAGGTGTACGAGGAGCCGCTCACCCGCTACGGCGAGCGGCTGACCCGGGCCGGCGCCCGGGTCCACGCCTACCGCCTCGACTGGCGCCCCGCCGGGTCCCCGTTCGGCGCCACCCACTGCCTGGAACTGCCGTTGCTCTTCGGCACCCACGACGCCTGGCGGACGGCGCCGATGCTGGGCACCACGCCCCGTGAGGAGATTGAGAGGCTCGGCAGGGCCCTGCGCTCCGCGTGGCTCGCCTTCGCCCGCACCGGCACCTTCGGCACCCTCCCCGCACCCCTCACCGACGGGCCGGTGCCGCGGCCCTCATGA
- a CDS encoding VOC family protein, translated as MEIKAFIIDATDPEPVAAFWSELLDWPIAGRTGPYIWLRRENGTVLGIQRVDERKTVKNRMHLDLAASDFAAEQRRVEALGGRRLEGYDDGGFLVMADPEGNEFCIIPDAPFDLDDEGRTNYQG; from the coding sequence ATGGAGATCAAAGCCTTCATCATCGACGCCACCGACCCCGAACCGGTCGCCGCCTTCTGGTCCGAACTGCTCGACTGGCCCATCGCCGGCCGCACGGGCCCCTACATCTGGCTGCGGCGCGAGAACGGCACGGTCCTCGGCATCCAGCGGGTCGACGAGCGCAAGACGGTGAAGAACCGCATGCACCTCGACCTCGCCGCGTCCGACTTCGCCGCCGAGCAGCGGCGCGTCGAGGCGCTCGGCGGGCGCAGGCTGGAGGGGTACGACGACGGAGGCTTCCTCGTCATGGCGGACCCGGAGGGCAACGAGTTCTGCATCATCCCCGACGCTCCCTTCGACCTCGACGACGAGGGACGCACGAACTACCAGGGCTAG
- a CDS encoding vWA domain-containing protein, whose amino-acid sequence MTAPSTGPSLPIDGITGRLTGLVKALRSHGLRIGPGETVDAAAALEALGLADRERAREGLAAALLHRESQRAVFDPVFDLYFPAGVGVPVRGDGDRDALRERLVAALAADDQALLARLAGEAVDGFGAYGSFGQGGDGWSSYQTLSRVRPETLLARVLAALRAESAAEPGTERPAFTDRLLADEVRRRIEGFRERVRTEARRRVAERRGTEEIARRAVTTTADRVDFLLAGRAQLDELRRAVHPLARKLATRLAARRRRAAHGSIDLRRTLRGSLSTGGVPMRPVLRRRRPARPELVLLCDVSGSVAGFANFTMLLVQALHDQFSKVRVFAFVNRVDEVTDLVAHGNADPAGLGARILGEATVTGWHGSSDYGTSLGEFAERYVDAVGPRSTVLVLGDARTNMSDPNLPALRNIAERSRRVYWLNPEARTQWSTGDSAAYAYAELVEMYECRNARQLSTLITRLLPV is encoded by the coding sequence GTGACGGCGCCGTCCACCGGCCCGTCTCTTCCCATCGACGGGATCACCGGCCGCCTCACCGGGCTGGTCAAAGCCCTCCGGTCGCACGGCCTGCGCATCGGCCCCGGTGAGACGGTGGACGCGGCTGCCGCCCTGGAGGCGCTCGGTCTCGCCGACCGGGAGCGGGCCAGGGAAGGGCTCGCCGCCGCGCTGCTCCACCGGGAGAGCCAGCGCGCGGTCTTCGACCCCGTCTTCGATCTGTACTTTCCGGCGGGCGTGGGCGTGCCGGTACGCGGGGACGGGGACCGGGACGCGCTGCGCGAACGGCTCGTCGCCGCGCTCGCCGCGGACGACCAGGCGCTCCTCGCCCGGCTGGCGGGCGAGGCCGTCGACGGTTTCGGCGCCTACGGCTCCTTCGGCCAGGGGGGCGACGGCTGGTCCTCGTACCAGACGCTGAGCAGGGTGCGGCCGGAGACGCTGCTCGCGCGCGTCCTCGCCGCCCTCCGCGCGGAGTCGGCCGCCGAACCGGGAACAGAGCGGCCCGCGTTCACCGACCGGCTGCTCGCCGACGAGGTCCGGCGCCGCATCGAGGGCTTCCGTGAGCGCGTACGGACCGAGGCGCGCCGCAGGGTCGCCGAGCGGCGCGGCACCGAGGAGATCGCACGCCGGGCCGTGACCACCACCGCCGACCGCGTCGATTTCCTCCTCGCGGGCCGGGCACAGCTGGACGAACTCCGCCGGGCGGTGCATCCACTCGCCCGCAAGCTCGCGACACGCCTCGCGGCCCGGCGCCGCAGGGCCGCGCACGGCAGCATCGACCTGCGCCGCACCCTGCGCGGATCGCTGTCGACGGGCGGTGTGCCGATGCGTCCCGTGCTGCGGCGCCGCCGTCCCGCACGCCCCGAACTCGTCCTGCTCTGCGACGTGTCCGGATCGGTCGCCGGCTTCGCGAACTTCACGATGCTGCTGGTGCAGGCGCTGCACGACCAGTTCAGCAAGGTCCGCGTGTTCGCTTTCGTCAACCGGGTCGACGAGGTGACGGACCTGGTCGCGCACGGAAACGCCGACCCGGCGGGCCTCGGCGCCCGCATCCTGGGCGAGGCGACGGTGACGGGGTGGCACGGCAGCAGCGACTACGGCACGTCGCTGGGTGAGTTCGCCGAGCGGTACGTCGACGCGGTGGGCCCGCGCTCCACCGTCCTCGTCCTCGGCGACGCCCGCACGAACATGAGCGACCCCAATCTCCCCGCCCTGCGGAACATCGCGGAGCGGTCCCGCCGGGTGTACTGGCTCAACCCCGAGGCACGCACACAGTGGTCGACCGGGGACTCGGCGGCGTACGCGTACGCCGAACTCGTCGAGATGTACGAGTGCCGCAACGCCCGACAGCTCAGCACGCTGATCACACGCCTGCTGCCGGTCTGA
- a CDS encoding acetyl-CoA carboxylase biotin carboxylase subunit family protein yields the protein MTAHPQAQPKNVFVIGLDDANLPTLSDIPHAESYRFHPLLTVEELQGGEVSVPALLEKAQGILDSFDGSIDAIVGYWDFPVSTLVAILGDRYGTRHTSLESVVKCEHKYWSRLEQQKVIDEHPRFGRVDLDADEPRPPEGVRFPMWLKPALSYSSELAYSVKDEDEFREACARIKAGISRVGRPFEHIMRQVDLPPEMEGVGAEVCLAEEALSGVQVAVEGYVHRGEVTIYGVLDSINYPDSSCFLRHQYPSALPGPVVQRLHDVSERVMRQIGMDAATFSIEYFYDPSTDAINLLEINPRHSQAHAELFAYVDGVPNHHCMVSLAFDEDPALPHRAGPYKAAAKWYYRWFADGVSHQVPTPEEIERIEHEIPGVSVDVLAEEGRKLSEVTHQDSYSFELAHISTGGDSEQDLRRKYDRCVAALGLVFDDTEPGGRDLTND from the coding sequence GTGACCGCACACCCACAGGCACAGCCGAAGAACGTTTTCGTCATCGGCCTCGACGACGCGAACCTGCCCACTCTGAGCGACATCCCCCACGCCGAGTCCTACCGCTTCCACCCGCTGCTCACCGTCGAGGAGCTGCAGGGCGGCGAGGTCTCCGTACCGGCGCTCCTTGAGAAGGCACAGGGCATCCTCGACTCGTTCGACGGCAGCATCGACGCGATCGTCGGCTACTGGGACTTCCCCGTCAGCACGCTCGTGGCGATCCTGGGCGACCGCTACGGCACGCGCCACACCAGCCTGGAGTCGGTGGTCAAGTGTGAGCACAAGTACTGGAGCAGGCTGGAGCAGCAGAAGGTCATCGACGAGCACCCGCGCTTCGGCCGGGTCGACCTGGACGCGGACGAGCCTCGGCCGCCCGAGGGCGTGCGGTTCCCGATGTGGCTGAAGCCCGCGCTGTCCTATTCCTCCGAGCTGGCGTACAGCGTGAAGGACGAGGACGAGTTCCGCGAGGCCTGTGCCCGGATCAAGGCGGGGATCAGCCGCGTCGGCCGCCCCTTCGAGCACATAATGCGGCAGGTGGACCTGCCCCCCGAGATGGAGGGCGTCGGCGCGGAGGTGTGTCTCGCGGAGGAGGCGCTGTCCGGCGTCCAGGTAGCCGTGGAGGGATACGTCCACCGGGGCGAGGTGACCATCTACGGAGTCCTGGACTCCATCAACTACCCCGATTCCTCGTGCTTCCTCCGCCACCAGTACCCCTCCGCCCTGCCGGGGCCCGTGGTGCAGCGCCTGCACGACGTGTCGGAGCGGGTGATGCGGCAGATCGGCATGGACGCGGCGACGTTCAGCATCGAGTACTTCTATGACCCGAGCACGGACGCCATCAACCTCCTGGAGATCAACCCCAGGCACTCGCAGGCCCACGCGGAGCTCTTCGCGTACGTCGACGGTGTGCCCAACCACCACTGCATGGTCAGCCTCGCCTTCGACGAGGACCCCGCTCTCCCCCACCGCGCGGGCCCCTACAAGGCGGCGGCCAAGTGGTACTACCGGTGGTTCGCCGACGGCGTGTCGCACCAGGTGCCGACGCCCGAGGAGATCGAGCGGATCGAGCACGAGATCCCCGGCGTGAGCGTCGACGTGCTCGCCGAGGAGGGCAGGAAGCTGTCCGAGGTCACCCACCAGGACAGCTACAGCTTCGAGCTGGCCCACATCAGCACCGGCGGCGACAGCGAGCAGGACCTGCGCCGCAAGTACGACCGGTGCGTCGCCGCGCTGGGCCTTGTCTTCGACGACACCGAGCCCGGCGGCCGCGACCTCACCAACGACTAG